Proteins from a single region of Pseudodesulfovibrio portus:
- the flhB gene encoding flagellar biosynthesis protein FlhB, which translates to MIGQEDPSKTEQATKKRRDKQRTEGNVAKGQELSKVMVLLAGVLTLRFMIGFYHDHLIEIFHWTFKEGIHIEINKRSAYMLFVWGLQQMALLVLPYMVIVAFIAWLSERLQVGSLWTTKPLKPKFAKMFNLMAGIKKLMLSPDALIKLAKALVQAAAVGIAPYIVIQQEMPNLLPLFHSNTQGIIAYLLSVGYKMVCYALIPMLIIAIIDLVYQRWNYAEQIKMTKDEVKDERKQAEGDPKVKQQQRRKMMEMMASRMFQDIPKADVVITNPTHYAIALQYDPLVAPAPMILAKGLNRVAERIKEVAREHNIPIEENPPLAQALYKQVEIGETIPEELFQAVAAILAKLDKFRRRK; encoded by the coding sequence ATGATAGGCCAGGAAGATCCAAGTAAAACCGAACAAGCCACAAAAAAGCGGCGGGATAAGCAACGCACTGAAGGCAACGTCGCCAAAGGCCAGGAACTGTCAAAGGTCATGGTTCTCCTGGCCGGCGTTCTCACCTTGCGGTTCATGATCGGATTCTATCACGACCATCTGATTGAAATCTTCCACTGGACCTTCAAGGAAGGCATCCACATCGAGATCAACAAACGGTCCGCCTACATGCTGTTTGTCTGGGGACTGCAGCAGATGGCCCTGCTGGTCCTGCCCTACATGGTCATTGTCGCCTTCATAGCCTGGCTGTCCGAACGGCTCCAGGTGGGCTCCCTGTGGACGACCAAGCCGCTCAAGCCAAAATTCGCCAAGATGTTCAACCTGATGGCAGGCATAAAAAAACTCATGCTCAGCCCGGATGCGCTGATCAAGCTCGCAAAGGCCCTTGTCCAAGCCGCGGCAGTGGGCATCGCGCCCTACATCGTCATCCAGCAGGAAATGCCGAATCTGCTTCCCCTCTTCCATTCCAATACCCAGGGCATCATCGCCTACCTGCTTTCCGTGGGCTACAAAATGGTCTGCTACGCGCTGATCCCCATGCTGATCATCGCCATCATCGATCTCGTATACCAGCGCTGGAATTACGCGGAACAGATCAAGATGACCAAGGACGAGGTCAAGGATGAGCGCAAACAGGCCGAGGGCGATCCCAAGGTCAAGCAGCAGCAGCGTCGCAAGATGATGGAGATGATGGCCTCCAGAATGTTCCAGGACATCCCCAAGGCGGACGTGGTCATCACCAACCCCACCCACTACGCCATCGCCCTTCAATACGATCCCCTCGTGGCCCCCGCCCCCATGATTCTGGCCAAGGGGCTCAACCGCGTGGCGGAACGGATCAAGGAAGTGGCCCGCGAACACAACATTCCCATCGAGGAAAACCCACCCTTGGCACAGGCTTTGTATAAGCAGGTAGAGATCGGGGAGACCATCCCGGAGGAACTGTTCCAAGCCGTCGCCGCCATCCTGGCTAAGCTGGATAAGTTCAGGAGACGCAAGTAG